In a single window of the Pelodiscus sinensis isolate JC-2024 chromosome 18, ASM4963464v1, whole genome shotgun sequence genome:
- the LOC112543916 gene encoding uncharacterized protein LOC112543916, with the protein MARQLHRPFSGTSEAPRPVTLPEVQPAESRVTPPEVQPAETRVTPPEVQPAESRVTPPEVQPAETRVTSPEVQPAETKVTLPEVQPAETGHSARGTAGRDRSLCQRYSRPRPESLRQRYSRPRPKSLCQRYSRPRPESLRQRCSQPRPESLRQRCSRPRPVTLPEVQPAETRVTPPEVQPAETRVTPPEVQPAETRVTPPEVQPAKTRVTPPEVQPAETRVTPPEVQPAETSHSARGTAVRDQSLCQRQGRPRPVTLPEVQPAETGRSARGTAGRDQSHSARGTAGRDQSLRQRYGRPRPVTPPEVRPAETRVTPPEVRPSETSHSARGTAGRDQSHSARGTAGRDQSLRQRYGRPRPVTPPEVRPAQTSHSARGTAGRDRSLCQRYSRPRPVTLPEVQPAETRVTPPEVRPAETSHSSRGTAGQDQSLRQRYSRPRPVTPPEARPAETRITPPVTAGQAQSQSGDACGRLWSRTQQEWGGWQRCYPTVKDGK; encoded by the exons ATGGCGCGACAGCTGCACCGGCCCTTCTCTGGGACATCAGAGGCC CCAAGACCAGTCACTCTGCCAGAGGTACAGCCGGCCGAGTCCAGAGTCACTCCGCCAGAGGTTCAGCCGGCCGAGACCAGAGTCACTCCGCCAGAGGTACAGCCGGCCGAGTCCAGAGTCACTCCGCCAGAAGTTCAGCCGGCCGAGACCAGAGTCACTTCGCCAGAG GTACAGCCGGCCGAGACCAAAGTCACTCTGCCAGAGGTACAGCCGGCCGAGACCGGTCACTCTGCCAGAG GTACAGCCGGCCGAGACCGGTCACTCTGCCAGAGGTACAGCCGGCCGAGACCAGAGTCACTCCGCCAGAGGTACAGCCGGCCGAGACCAAAGTCACTCTGCCAGAGGTACAGCCGGCCGAGACCAGAGTCACTCCGCCAGAGGTGCAGCCAGCCAAGACCAGAGTCACTCCGCCAGAGGTGCAGCCGGCCGAGACCAGTCACTCTGCCAGAGGTACAGCCGGCCGAGACCAGAGTCACTCCGCCAGAGGTACAGCCGGCCGAGACCAGAGTCACTCCGCCAGAGGTGCAGCCAGCCGAGACCAGAGTCACTCCGCCAGAGGTGCAGCCGGCCAAGACCAGAGTCACTCCGCCAGAGGTACAGCCGGCCGAGACCAGAGTCACTCCGCCAGAGGTACAGCCGGCCGAGACCAGTCACTCCGCCAGAGGTACAGCCGTCCGAGACCAGTCACTCTGCCAGAGGCAAGGCCGGCCGAGACCGGTCACTCTGCCAGAGGTACAGCCGGCCGAGACCGGTCGCTCTGCCAGAGGTACAGCCGGCCGAGACCAGAGTCACTCCGCCAGAGGTACGGCCGGCCGAGACCAGTCACTCCGCCAGAGGTACGGCCGGCCGAGACCAGTCACTCCGCCAGAGGTACGGCCGGCCGAGACCAGAGTCACTCCGCCAGAGGTACGGCCGTCCGAGACCAGTCACTCTGCCAGAGGTACAGCCGGCCGAGACCAGAGTCACTCCGCCAGAGGTACGGCCGGCCGAGACCAGTCACTCCGCCAGAGGTACGGCCGGCCGAGACCAGTCACTCCGCCAGAGGTACGGCCGGCCCAGACCAGTCACTCCGCCAGAGGCACAGCCGGCCGAGACCGGTCACTCTGCCAGAGGTACAGCCGGCCGAGACCGGTCACTCTGCCAGAGGTACAGCCGGCCGAGACCAGAGTCACTCCACCAGAGGTACGGCCGGCCGAGACCAGTCACTCCAGCAGAGGTACGGCCGGCCAAGACCAGTCACTCCGCCAGAGGTACAGCCGGCCGAGACCAGTCACTCCGCCAGAGGCACGGCCGGCCGAGACCAGAATCACTCCGCCAGTTACAGCCGGCCAAGCCCAGAGTCAGTCCGGTGACGCCTGCGGGAGGCTCTGGAGCAGAAcacagcaggagtggggtggctgGCAGCGGTGCTACCCAACAGTAAAGGACGGGAAGTGA